From Calothrix sp. PCC 6303, a single genomic window includes:
- a CDS encoding AbrB family transcriptional regulator has product MLTNSILTVASPQKECINQEISASKSKIQLKQLTVLFLELLLALPFGLILTRLKIGGMSWLFGGIGAGIVILQACRIFYGYTSKPNRHARQIGMMLVGLTIGFSNAGANFSHIASGIPVFVFLTLFLLISGSCIGYTYSRLSQTNILTSMLATVPGGVGVMAAIAADYGKNVTLVALVQVIRVTCVVLLIPLIARVYGVTYVSPQRIFNPANLLNIEPAYLAILLVLFLICSLVLKLAVKIKLPAAYLFSALVVGLFFNNLLEMLPMFGYSSFHPPQLISIIGQTLLGITIGEYWGEKPAFGKKSIFYAIISTIMTLTAGAIASLIAMQLTTWDWLTCLLVTAPGGATEMILVALTMDHNVEIVTVGHLVRLIAINCSLPLWIYLFRRLDNQLDISEV; this is encoded by the coding sequence GTGTTAACAAATTCAATTTTAACTGTTGCTTCCCCTCAAAAGGAATGCATTAATCAGGAAATTTCTGCGTCAAAATCCAAGATACAACTTAAACAACTAACTGTTTTATTTTTAGAACTGCTGCTAGCGTTACCTTTCGGTTTGATATTAACGCGGCTAAAAATTGGGGGTATGTCCTGGCTCTTTGGTGGTATTGGAGCAGGTATTGTTATATTACAAGCTTGCCGAATTTTTTATGGATATACAAGCAAACCAAATCGTCATGCTCGACAAATTGGTATGATGTTAGTGGGTTTGACAATCGGTTTTTCTAACGCAGGAGCTAATTTTTCTCACATTGCTTCAGGAATTCCGGTTTTCGTCTTCCTCACATTATTTCTTTTAATAAGTGGTAGTTGCATTGGTTATACTTATTCGCGGTTAAGTCAGACGAATATTTTAACTTCAATGCTGGCAACGGTTCCCGGTGGTGTGGGTGTGATGGCTGCTATTGCTGCTGATTATGGTAAAAATGTAACTTTGGTGGCATTGGTGCAGGTGATTCGTGTAACTTGCGTAGTATTGCTGATTCCATTGATAGCTCGCGTATATGGTGTTACTTATGTAAGTCCCCAGAGAATTTTTAATCCAGCAAATTTACTCAACATCGAACCTGCATATTTAGCAATATTATTAGTTTTATTTTTGATTTGTAGCTTAGTTTTAAAATTAGCTGTAAAAATCAAGTTACCTGCTGCCTACTTGTTTAGTGCTTTAGTTGTAGGTCTCTTTTTTAACAATCTGCTGGAGATGCTGCCAATGTTTGGTTATAGCAGCTTTCACCCTCCACAATTAATCAGTATTATCGGTCAAACCCTTTTGGGTATTACCATTGGGGAATATTGGGGTGAAAAACCAGCTTTTGGGAAAAAGAGTATATTTTATGCAATTATATCCACTATCATGACTTTGACAGCAGGTGCGATCGCGTCTTTAATTGCAATGCAGTTAACTACGTGGGATTGGTTAACTTGTTTGTTAGTTACGGCACCTGGTGGTGCAACTGAAATGATTTTAGTTGCTTTAACAATGGATCATAATGTTGAAATTGTTACTGTAGGTCATTTAGTTAGGTTAATTGCCATTAATTGTTCGTTACCTCTTTGGATATATTTGTTTCGTCGTCTGGATAATCAATTGGATATTTCGGAAGTATAA
- a CDS encoding YihY/virulence factor BrkB family protein has protein sequence MRFKAILELFQETFSEWSKDKVSRLAAALSYYTIFSIAPLLIIVIAIAGAVFGEDAARGAIENQLQGLIGDGAAVIQTAIKNADKPQQGTIASLVSLVVLVFGATGLFAELQDSLNTIWEVQPKPGRAVKTIIRQRFLSFTLVFGIGFLLLVSLVMSAILAALIGYFQNILPGIDIVWQMVNILLVFAVTTALFALIFKVLPDVKIAWADVWIGATLTSLLFSLGRFILGQYLGRASFSSTYGAAGSIVVILVWVNYAAQILFFGAEFTQVYARKYGSQIVPDKNAIPLTESARVEQGMNPNREQRIGRSRRKKQGLFSWLNRSASKSKRK, from the coding sequence ATGAGATTCAAGGCAATTCTGGAGCTTTTTCAAGAAACATTTTCTGAGTGGAGTAAAGATAAAGTTTCACGTTTAGCAGCAGCATTGTCTTACTACACAATTTTTTCCATTGCTCCATTATTAATTATTGTTATTGCCATTGCGGGTGCAGTTTTTGGGGAAGACGCAGCTAGAGGTGCTATAGAAAATCAACTTCAGGGTTTGATAGGAGATGGAGCAGCAGTCATCCAAACTGCCATAAAAAACGCAGATAAGCCTCAACAAGGAACGATTGCTTCATTAGTTAGTTTAGTTGTTCTTGTATTTGGTGCTACAGGTTTATTTGCAGAATTACAAGATTCTCTGAATACAATTTGGGAAGTACAACCGAAACCTGGGCGAGCTGTCAAAACAATTATCAGACAGCGTTTTTTATCTTTTACATTAGTATTTGGTATTGGATTTTTACTCCTAGTTTCTTTAGTTATGAGTGCGATTTTGGCTGCACTAATCGGATATTTTCAGAATATCCTCCCAGGTATAGATATTGTTTGGCAAATGGTGAATATCTTACTAGTATTTGCTGTTACAACTGCATTATTTGCATTAATTTTTAAAGTTCTTCCTGATGTTAAAATAGCTTGGGCTGATGTTTGGATTGGTGCTACATTAACATCACTATTATTTTCTTTAGGTCGGTTTATTTTAGGGCAATATCTTGGTAGAGCTAGCTTCAGTTCAACTTATGGGGCGGCTGGTTCTATTGTTGTAATTCTGGTATGGGTTAATTATGCAGCCCAAATTTTATTTTTTGGTGCAGAATTTACACAAGTTTATGCTCGTAAATATGGTTCACAGATAGTTCCGGACAAAAATGCAATTCCTCTAACTGAATCAGCCCGTGTAGAACAAGGAATGAACCCGAATAGAGAGCAAAGAATCGGACGCTCACGTCGAAAAAAACAAGGTTTATTTAGTTGGTTAAATCGTTCTGCTAGTAAATCGAAAAGGAAATAA
- the hpxZ gene encoding oxalurate catabolism protein HpxZ yields MTLINHPATVAEVTELYLEYEAALCSNNLKIMDELFWNSADVVRFGLAENLYGTEEIRNFRNNRPSFQLQRQISHLQVITFGNDTASVTLEFKRIIDGVERSGRQSQMWYKFPQGWKVVSAHVSLID; encoded by the coding sequence ATGACTCTAATTAATCATCCTGCCACAGTTGCAGAAGTCACAGAATTATATTTAGAATACGAAGCGGCTTTGTGTAGTAATAACTTAAAAATCATGGACGAACTGTTCTGGAATTCAGCAGATGTAGTCCGATTTGGATTAGCAGAAAATCTCTATGGAACTGAAGAAATTCGTAATTTTCGCAATAACCGTCCTAGCTTTCAACTCCAACGGCAAATTTCCCATCTCCAAGTAATAACTTTTGGTAATGACACAGCATCAGTAACCTTAGAGTTTAAAAGAATTATTGACGGAGTTGAACGTTCTGGAAGACAAAGCCAAATGTGGTATAAATTTCCACAAGGTTGGAAAGTGGTTTCAGCCCATGTTTCCTTAATTGATTAG
- a CDS encoding TIGR02281 family clan AA aspartic protease, protein MKVMLKNWLSAIAFIPVALSILPSVAEAEVVNSCFMVTSSGRTINLGKLCGEVTADTRNFRVPIKRRSGKTPVIDVTFNGNQVFEMIVDTGASGTLVTEKMAKSLQIKTSGVVNASIADGSQVQFKTGLVESIAVNGAIVNNVEVAIAPRGEVGLLGHDFFGNYDIKILEKEIEFSRR, encoded by the coding sequence ATGAAAGTTATGCTAAAAAATTGGCTGAGTGCGATCGCTTTCATCCCTGTAGCCCTATCCATATTACCATCAGTAGCAGAAGCCGAAGTTGTAAATAGTTGCTTTATGGTGACATCCTCCGGTAGAACTATCAACCTCGGCAAACTTTGCGGAGAAGTCACAGCAGATACCCGGAATTTTCGGGTACCAATCAAACGACGCAGTGGAAAAACTCCCGTAATTGATGTCACATTTAACGGGAATCAAGTTTTTGAGATGATTGTTGATACAGGTGCGAGTGGGACTCTTGTCACCGAAAAAATGGCAAAATCTCTACAAATAAAAACCTCTGGTGTTGTGAATGCTAGTATTGCTGATGGTAGTCAAGTTCAATTTAAAACAGGTCTAGTTGAATCCATCGCTGTCAACGGTGCAATAGTCAATAATGTGGAAGTAGCGATCGCACCCAGAGGGGAAGTAGGATTATTAGGTCATGATTTCTTTGGTAACTATGACATCAAAATTTTAGAAAAAGAAATTGAGTTTTCCCGACGTTAA
- a CDS encoding class I SAM-dependent methyltransferase, translating into MQETFYQQRTIHNPDGIGKFYMGREIAHVMGHTGAMWLERPSREVEEKPSKIVDALHLQPDDVVADIGAGTGYLSFLIAPTLTQGKVLAVDIQPEMLDIIEFFKQEKQINNVEPILASISNPNLPATSVDLAIMVDAYHEFEYPREMMEGIFQGLKPGGRVALVEYRGENPFIAIKGLHKMTQKQVKQEMQAVGLQWQETQRLLPQQHLMIFAKE; encoded by the coding sequence ATCCAAGAAACATTTTATCAACAGCGCACGATTCACAACCCCGATGGGATTGGCAAATTTTATATGGGAAGGGAAATTGCCCATGTTATGGGACATACTGGAGCAATGTGGTTAGAACGTCCTAGTCGAGAAGTTGAGGAAAAACCTAGTAAAATTGTTGACGCTTTGCACTTGCAACCTGATGATGTTGTTGCTGATATTGGTGCAGGTACAGGTTATCTGAGTTTTCTGATTGCTCCCACACTAACACAGGGTAAGGTTTTGGCTGTAGATATTCAACCAGAGATGCTAGATATTATTGAGTTTTTTAAGCAAGAAAAGCAAATAAATAATGTTGAACCGATTTTAGCAAGCATTAGTAACCCTAATTTACCTGCTACAAGTGTGGATTTGGCAATTATGGTGGATGCATATCACGAATTTGAATATCCCCGCGAGATGATGGAGGGGATTTTTCAGGGGTTGAAACCTGGGGGTAGAGTGGCTTTGGTGGAATATCGAGGAGAAAATCCATTTATTGCCATTAAGGGACTGCACAAAATGACACAGAAGCAAGTGAAGCAAGAAATGCAAGCGGTTGGTTTACAGTGGCAAGAGACTCAGAGATTGCTACCGCAGCAGCATTTAATGATTTTTGCAAAGGAGTAA
- a CDS encoding FG-GAP repeat domain-containing protein, producing the protein MFESNKSSELSTDARQSAYVQSSGGFTDKLDTTSSISKSSLFSANPNPNPYVTSAAINPDFNGDGKTDKIWFNTQTGETAIWLMDGGNPNGVMLPQSAAEWDMKIADVNGDNKTDLFWRNKNSGELVVWVMDGANIVSQTSVATLDKAWDFSIADTNGDRKTDLVWNNKQTGDNAVWLMDGGTITSAEMLTKTDSNWTSRAGDFNRDGKTDLLWHNKSTGENAIWYMDGTKVNGAGLQSFGAGWDLTSGDFDGDLKTDVLWHNNQTGENKLWTFDITGAAVQSDLATMGAGSKYSIADFDGNGKTDIIWRDESTGTNKVWLMNGATVTEQDVPQLGSNWKYSVGDFDGNGRADIFWNNADTGENMIWSVDDQGNPISTNTVTTPKGWITY; encoded by the coding sequence ATGTTTGAATCAAACAAATCTTCAGAGCTTTCTACGGATGCAAGACAATCTGCTTATGTTCAAAGTTCTGGTGGTTTTACAGATAAATTAGATACGACTTCTAGTATCAGTAAATCATCTTTATTTAGTGCTAATCCTAATCCTAATCCTTATGTAACTAGTGCTGCTATTAATCCAGATTTTAATGGTGACGGCAAAACTGACAAGATTTGGTTTAATACTCAAACTGGCGAAACTGCAATTTGGTTGATGGATGGTGGCAATCCTAATGGTGTGATGCTTCCACAAAGCGCTGCTGAGTGGGATATGAAAATTGCTGATGTCAATGGTGATAACAAAACCGATTTATTTTGGCGTAACAAAAACTCAGGTGAATTAGTTGTTTGGGTGATGGATGGCGCAAATATTGTTTCCCAAACTAGTGTAGCAACTCTAGATAAAGCCTGGGATTTTAGTATCGCGGATACAAATGGCGATCGCAAAACTGATCTAGTGTGGAATAATAAGCAAACTGGTGATAATGCTGTTTGGTTGATGGATGGTGGCACTATTACCTCTGCTGAAATGCTCACCAAGACTGATTCTAATTGGACTTCCCGCGCTGGCGATTTTAACCGCGATGGTAAGACTGATTTGCTATGGCACAATAAGAGTACTGGTGAAAATGCTATCTGGTACATGGATGGAACCAAAGTTAATGGTGCCGGGTTACAAAGCTTTGGTGCTGGTTGGGATTTGACTTCCGGTGACTTTGATGGCGATTTGAAGACTGATGTTTTATGGCACAATAACCAAACTGGTGAAAACAAGTTGTGGACATTTGATATTACTGGTGCTGCTGTTCAGTCAGATTTGGCAACTATGGGTGCTGGCTCGAAGTACAGTATTGCAGATTTTGATGGTAACGGTAAAACTGATATTATCTGGCGTGATGAAAGCACCGGAACAAACAAGGTTTGGTTGATGAATGGTGCTACTGTTACTGAGCAAGATGTACCCCAACTAGGATCAAATTGGAAGTATAGTGTTGGTGATTTTGATGGTAACGGCAGAGCAGATATATTCTGGAATAATGCTGACACAGGTGAGAACATGATCTGGTCTGTTGATGATCAAGGAAATCCCATCAGCACTAATACTGTTACTACTCCTAAGGGATGGATAACATACTAA
- a CDS encoding FG-GAP repeat domain-containing protein: protein MFASENPLNVAVTNNSSNYLHSSPHSQNDLNTLSDFGRASEQAALPASNPNPNPMFSSPSTYADFNGDGRNDKIWRNSQTGELAIWLMDGTNVNGTILPQVSSDWNFQLGDFNRDGKSDLFWRNQKTGENVVWLIDGTNVFSTVNLEKIDGNWSSTITDFNGDGKSDIFWRNNTTGENATWLIDGTKVTTAAYLTQTDLSWSFTTADFNRDGKTDLFWRNNSTGETASWIMDSTQINASFLQKVDTFWNYTTGDFNGDQRTDILWRNEETGENTVWLMNGTFIFGGTLGNVSSDWKATISDFNGDGKTDIFWRNEKTGENNAWLMDGTSVSTSAFLPKTDAALEYSIGDLNNDGKTDIFWRNRQTGENFAWFVNDTTASSSSIITVSKEWELI from the coding sequence ATGTTTGCATCAGAAAACCCCTTGAATGTTGCAGTTACAAATAATTCATCCAACTATCTTCATTCGTCTCCACATAGTCAAAATGATTTAAACACATTATCCGATTTTGGACGCGCATCAGAACAAGCAGCACTTCCTGCTAGTAATCCTAATCCTAATCCGATGTTTAGTAGTCCTTCAACTTATGCAGATTTTAACGGTGACGGAAGAAATGATAAAATTTGGCGAAATTCACAAACTGGAGAATTAGCCATTTGGCTAATGGATGGAACTAATGTAAATGGGACTATATTACCTCAAGTTAGTTCTGATTGGAATTTTCAGCTAGGTGATTTTAATCGTGATGGTAAAAGCGATCTTTTTTGGCGCAATCAAAAAACAGGAGAAAATGTTGTTTGGTTAATTGATGGAACTAATGTTTTTTCCACTGTAAATTTGGAAAAAATTGATGGTAATTGGAGTTCTACTATTACTGATTTCAACGGTGATGGCAAAAGTGATATTTTTTGGCGCAATAACACCACTGGAGAAAATGCAACTTGGTTAATCGATGGCACAAAAGTAACTACTGCTGCCTATTTAACGCAAACTGATTTATCTTGGTCTTTTACAACTGCTGATTTCAACCGTGATGGCAAAACTGACTTATTTTGGCGGAATAATAGCACGGGAGAAACTGCCTCTTGGATTATGGATAGTACACAAATTAATGCTTCTTTCCTACAGAAAGTTGATACTTTTTGGAACTACACTACTGGGGATTTTAATGGTGATCAGAGAACAGATATTTTGTGGAGAAATGAAGAAACAGGAGAAAATACTGTTTGGTTGATGAATGGAACTTTCATCTTCGGAGGAACATTAGGTAATGTGAGTTCTGATTGGAAAGCAACAATTAGCGATTTCAACGGAGATGGGAAGACTGATATCTTCTGGAGAAATGAAAAAACTGGCGAAAATAATGCTTGGTTGATGGATGGTACCAGTGTTTCAACTTCTGCATTTTTACCAAAAACTGATGCTGCTTTAGAGTATAGTATTGGTGATTTAAATAATGACGGCAAGACTGATATTTTCTGGCGTAATAGACAAACTGGTGAGAATTTTGCTTGGTTTGTGAATGATACTACAGCTTCCAGTAGTTCGATAATTACTGTTTCTAAGGAATGGGAGTTGATTTAG
- a CDS encoding KTSC domain-containing protein, giving the protein MRLSKLDLSSVVAIAYSEEHLQLLLNRGDELELLAVPAPLAAFEGLQHLNEMVADVLTLPSQPEPIAMLPVDSSMANAVGYDSENQVLQVEFYNGATYQFSGVEPQIWEELHESDSIGRYFNAEIRGNYECNALTESDCYHRIYTEDEC; this is encoded by the coding sequence ATGAGGTTATCGAAGCTGGACTTAAGTAGTGTAGTTGCGATCGCATACTCGGAGGAACACTTACAATTATTGTTGAACCGAGGTGACGAGTTAGAACTATTGGCAGTTCCCGCACCACTGGCAGCTTTTGAGGGATTGCAACATCTCAATGAGATGGTTGCGGATGTTTTAACTCTTCCATCACAACCCGAACCGATAGCAATGCTTCCTGTGGATTCGTCTATGGCAAATGCGGTGGGGTATGACAGTGAAAATCAAGTTTTGCAGGTTGAGTTTTATAACGGTGCTACCTATCAATTTTCGGGAGTTGAACCACAGATATGGGAGGAACTCCACGAAAGTGATTCTATAGGTAGATATTTTAATGCCGAAATTCGAGGTAATTACGAATGCAATGCTCTCACAGAGAGTGACTGCTATCATCGCATCTACACTGAAGACGAATGTTAA
- a CDS encoding tetratricopeptide repeat protein has translation MNTNSQEYLVNELRSKLAKNLKNLSVYPQNLNCLNQLAITHEKLFEFAAALDYYKQLLVVSREITAKEWQEFALYNIASCHLNLNAFRESIDCFCELAQITRETGNRILQIAAFWGQGINYQNIGQYDQAIACFQNQLAISDEINEKSWKQSALLSLGSTYQFLGDYQKALDYEHRSLLIALELEDVKAQGNSLANLGSIHVHLQNWQKASDFCHQSQAIAQRLYDRGLIIINLHNLAQIYKGVNEYDEARKLFLEALKISQEIAEKRIRSAILQGLSDVCLQTQQLEQAIKYNLESLSLSREIGNRFSEAAALSRVAIAYEHLGKPDQALLYYQQSLKILQQLGAKQSQQQLFLKIGTIYYVQKSYPQAIGFFRSAVVLAQEMQTPTEEVKALLGMATIFAKQNQRCEAAYNYRNAYKIYKQLGDDSHAEKMLNTIHKLGMEL, from the coding sequence ATGAATACAAATTCACAGGAATATTTAGTTAACGAATTACGTAGTAAACTAGCTAAAAATCTCAAAAATCTCTCAGTATATCCTCAAAATCTAAATTGCTTGAATCAGTTAGCAATTACTCATGAAAAATTATTTGAGTTTGCGGCAGCTTTGGATTACTATAAACAGCTTTTAGTGGTTTCTAGAGAGATAACAGCGAAGGAGTGGCAGGAGTTTGCTCTCTATAATATTGCCAGTTGTCACCTAAATTTGAATGCTTTCCGCGAGTCGATTGATTGCTTCTGCGAGTTAGCGCAAATTACCCGCGAAACTGGAAATCGGATTTTACAGATTGCGGCATTTTGGGGACAGGGGATAAACTACCAAAATATAGGACAATACGATCAAGCGATCGCGTGTTTCCAGAATCAGCTAGCAATTAGTGATGAGATTAACGAAAAAAGCTGGAAACAAAGTGCTTTGCTATCTTTAGGTAGTACTTACCAGTTTTTAGGAGATTACCAAAAAGCCCTTGATTATGAACACAGATCGTTACTCATAGCTTTGGAATTGGAAGATGTCAAAGCACAGGGTAATTCCTTAGCCAATCTTGGTTCTATACATGTACATTTGCAGAATTGGCAAAAGGCTAGTGATTTTTGCCACCAATCGCAAGCCATCGCCCAAAGGTTGTATGATAGAGGTTTGATAATTATCAATCTACATAACCTAGCTCAGATTTACAAAGGGGTAAATGAGTATGACGAAGCTAGGAAGCTATTTTTAGAAGCTTTGAAAATTTCGCAAGAAATCGCCGAAAAAAGAATCAGGAGTGCGATTTTACAGGGATTGAGTGATGTTTGTCTGCAAACTCAACAACTAGAACAGGCAATTAAATATAACTTGGAATCTTTGAGTCTTAGTCGGGAAATTGGCAATAGGTTCAGTGAGGCTGCGGCTTTATCACGAGTAGCGATCGCATACGAGCATTTGGGTAAGCCAGACCAAGCTTTATTATATTATCAACAATCACTAAAAATTCTTCAACAATTGGGCGCAAAACAAAGTCAGCAACAATTATTTTTGAAAATTGGTACTATTTACTACGTTCAAAAATCATACCCTCAAGCTATAGGTTTTTTCCGCTCGGCTGTAGTTTTAGCCCAAGAAATGCAAACCCCCACAGAAGAAGTGAAGGCTTTACTGGGAATGGCAACAATTTTCGCAAAGCAAAACCAGCGCTGTGAAGCTGCTTATAATTACCGTAATGCCTATAAAATTTACAAACAATTAGGTGATGACAGTCACGCTGAAAAAATGCTAAATACCATACATAAATTAGGTATGGAACTATGA
- a CDS encoding class I SAM-dependent methyltransferase → MLTNQWNTNLYEDKHAFVWKYGEDLINLLSPQAGEEILDIGCGTGQLTAKIAEAGANVFGVDADFKMIEKAKLNYPNLSFAVADARNINLEKSFDKVFSNAVLHWINQPDLVIQSIFQVLKPGGSFVAEFGGKGNMKLVTQAVTYALAAKDLDVGNMNEYWYFPSISEYTHELENNGFEVIYATLFDRPTPLEAGENGMSNWLKMFASGFLSKLSNQQQDEVIQIAVNQLKPTLYQNGQWIADYRRIRVIAVKISL, encoded by the coding sequence ATGTTGACAAATCAATGGAATACAAATTTGTACGAAGATAAACATGCATTTGTATGGAAATATGGCGAAGATTTAATCAACTTATTATCTCCTCAAGCAGGAGAAGAGATTTTAGATATTGGTTGTGGAACTGGACAATTAACTGCAAAAATCGCTGAAGCTGGTGCGAATGTTTTCGGAGTTGATGCCGATTTTAAGATGATTGAAAAAGCAAAGCTGAATTATCCAAATTTAAGCTTTGCTGTTGCTGATGCCCGTAATATTAACTTAGAAAAGTCTTTTGATAAAGTTTTTTCTAACGCCGTATTACATTGGATTAATCAGCCAGATTTAGTAATTCAGAGTATTTTCCAAGTTCTTAAACCTGGAGGTAGCTTTGTTGCTGAATTTGGGGGAAAAGGAAATATGAAATTAGTTACTCAAGCAGTTACGTATGCTTTAGCTGCAAAAGATTTAGATGTGGGAAATATGAATGAATATTGGTATTTTCCCAGTATTAGTGAGTATACTCATGAATTAGAAAATAACGGCTTTGAAGTTATATATGCAACTTTATTCGATCGTCCTACACCTCTAGAAGCAGGTGAAAATGGGATGAGTAATTGGTTGAAAATGTTTGCCAGTGGTTTTTTATCGAAGTTATCAAATCAACAGCAAGATGAGGTGATTCAAATTGCTGTAAATCAACTTAAACCGACACTTTATCAAAATGGACAATGGATAGCTGATTATCGTCGGATTCGGGTTATTGCAGTGAAAATATCATTATAA
- a CDS encoding WD40 repeat domain-containing protein, producing MQSSTLLKSLAVGVFSFSACFSITQLSTIADTSKQIKIITKAKLTLSGHTAPVRALALSPNQEILASGDDNKIIKLWDVKTGKKLFDLTGHVEAIKYLAFTPDGTIVASCDNQTIKFWDSRTGKIIRNLVVPKSNISSFVITPDGSRLMSSSEDKIIRFWDIKTGKVPLILKAEARVLAISLDGKKLFSGGEAKGKVRVWDIATVKQLQTFLPPVNKQSSLPASASLSLAVTPDGETLMSGGYNDDFQSTPLQQTDGKNLKAWNLKTSKLNYNTSVNSPGVDSLVISPDGKTFFASGLNQQAMIYDIKTAKPLISLQGHAGGIYAFVFTRDRTTVYSGSGDKSIKVWQLPK from the coding sequence ATGCAGTCATCTACTTTACTCAAAAGTCTTGCTGTTGGAGTATTCAGCTTTTCAGCATGTTTCAGTATTACTCAACTTTCCACGATTGCAGATACATCAAAGCAGATAAAAATTATTACCAAAGCCAAGCTGACATTATCAGGACATACCGCACCAGTTCGTGCATTAGCACTTTCTCCAAATCAAGAAATACTTGCTAGTGGTGATGACAATAAAATCATCAAGTTATGGGATGTAAAAACAGGAAAAAAACTATTTGATTTAACTGGACATGTAGAAGCAATTAAATATTTAGCTTTTACTCCAGATGGAACAATAGTGGCTAGTTGCGACAACCAAACAATTAAATTTTGGGATAGTAGAACTGGAAAAATTATCAGAAATCTAGTGGTGCCTAAAAGTAATATTTCATCATTTGTTATCACTCCAGATGGAAGCAGATTAATGAGTAGCAGTGAAGATAAAATAATTCGTTTTTGGGATATAAAAACAGGCAAAGTTCCGCTAATTTTAAAAGCAGAAGCAAGAGTTTTAGCAATTAGTCTAGATGGAAAAAAATTATTCAGCGGCGGTGAAGCAAAGGGCAAAGTTCGTGTTTGGGATATTGCTACAGTTAAGCAACTTCAAACTTTTTTACCACCAGTAAATAAACAATCTTCTCTCCCTGCATCTGCTAGTTTATCGCTAGCAGTCACCCCAGATGGAGAAACATTGATGAGTGGTGGTTATAATGATGATTTTCAATCTACTCCATTACAACAGACTGATGGGAAAAACCTCAAAGCTTGGAATTTAAAAACAAGTAAACTAAATTATAATACATCTGTAAATAGTCCCGGTGTCGATAGTTTAGTTATTAGTCCAGATGGAAAAACATTCTTTGCCAGTGGTTTGAATCAACAGGCAATGATTTACGACATTAAAACGGCAAAACCATTAATATCTTTACAGGGACATGCAGGGGGAATATATGCTTTTGTCTTCACACGCGATCGCACAACTGTATATAGTGGTAGTGGTGATAAATCCATTAAAGTTTGGCAGCTACCTAAATAA